In Crinalium epipsammum PCC 9333, the following are encoded in one genomic region:
- a CDS encoding peptidoglycan-binding domain-containing protein, translating to MWGSLVSTFALVTLSLAISLFYYDPALAIRSRNYSKSEFRTLLRSLGYQVELGETLNDTASKRAIREFQEQNKLSVDGTVNSQTQDLAADMIVNLQNSLNVVVQPDPPLPNNEFYGPRTEAAIREFQRRFLLPETGIASLEVRQKLNQEARKVSGYK from the coding sequence ATGTGGGGTAGTTTAGTAAGCACTTTTGCATTAGTTACATTAAGTTTAGCAATCAGCTTATTTTATTACGATCCAGCCTTAGCTATTCGCAGCCGTAACTACAGCAAGAGCGAGTTTCGCACTTTATTGCGTAGTTTAGGATATCAGGTGGAGTTGGGAGAGACGCTGAATGATACAGCGAGTAAAAGAGCAATCCGAGAATTTCAGGAGCAAAATAAGCTTTCTGTTGATGGCACAGTCAACTCCCAAACTCAGGATTTGGCGGCTGATATGATTGTTAATCTTCAAAATAGCTTGAATGTAGTGGTTCAACCAGATCCACCTTTACCTAATAATGAGTTTTATGGTCCTCGTACTGAAGCGGCGATTAGAGAGTTTCAAAGAAGATTTTTACTACCAGAAACTGGTATCGCTAGTTTAGAGGTTCGTCAGAAACTTAATCAAGAAGCTAGAAAGGTTTCAGGCTATAAGTAG
- a CDS encoding SDH family Clp fold serine proteinase codes for MNFNFFDIFWVILLFSSFQPMWQRRQLEARRVQALQEFERGRNSRVILLIHRQESISLLGIPISRYITIEDSEQVLRAIRLTPPDVPIDLILHTPGGLVLATEQIARALIRHPAKVTVFVPHYAMSGGTMLALAADEIVMDANAVLGPVDPQLGNFPAASILKVVQDKPIGDIDDQTLIMADLSRKAIQQVQRFVRTLLQDNIPQQKIATENIEKIIDALTTGQVTHDYPVTVEEASKLGMPITEGLPMSIYNLMELYPQSQGGRPSVLYIPLPYQNRPAMPERKGTPIPQEAKF; via the coding sequence ATGAATTTTAATTTTTTTGACATATTTTGGGTGATTTTACTATTCAGTTCTTTTCAACCCATGTGGCAACGTCGCCAGTTAGAAGCTAGACGAGTTCAAGCATTGCAGGAGTTTGAACGAGGACGTAATAGTAGAGTAATTTTACTAATTCACCGCCAAGAATCAATCAGCTTATTAGGAATTCCTATATCTCGTTACATTACAATTGAAGACTCAGAACAGGTGCTAAGAGCAATTCGCTTAACACCTCCAGATGTGCCTATTGATTTAATTTTGCATACTCCTGGTGGATTAGTTCTCGCTACCGAACAAATTGCCAGAGCATTAATTAGACATCCAGCTAAAGTAACCGTATTTGTACCTCACTATGCCATGAGTGGCGGCACAATGTTAGCCTTAGCAGCCGATGAAATAGTTATGGATGCCAACGCCGTCTTAGGTCCAGTTGATCCCCAATTAGGTAACTTTCCAGCAGCTAGTATTCTCAAAGTAGTTCAAGATAAACCAATCGGCGACATTGACGACCAAACCTTGATCATGGCAGATTTATCGCGCAAAGCAATTCAACAAGTACAGCGATTTGTGCGTACTCTGCTCCAAGATAATATTCCCCAGCAAAAAATCGCTACGGAAAACATTGAAAAAATTATTGATGCCCTCACCACAGGTCAAGTCACCCATGATTATCCCGTGACTGTTGAGGAAGCATCTAAACTTGGTATGCCGATTACAGAAGGGCTACCAATGTCAATCTATAACCTGATGGAATTATATCCCCAATCTCAAGGTGGACGACCTTCAGTGCTATACATTCCCCTTCCCTACCAAAATCGTCCAGCTATGCCTGAACGAAAAGGCACACCCATACCACAAGAAGCTAAATTTTAA
- a CDS encoding TonB-dependent receptor domain-containing protein: MSKIVSNGLKLSFAIVSSNLILAAIVKTQSAIAHQVVDPTAAVINSSLNSQHQPHVNALIAQSIQAQVVQVTGIKLNPTANGVNLILETSGDLSSQVSTSSYENTITAEISNSQLNLPQGKFFHQNNLSTEITALTINQTVNNKIQVIVTGKSAVPMLGVINRDRTLTFSLNTPKNTTLTQSNSTPRRSNPEIDDPTIQEIIVTSQKRQTSTPVYTISQTEIQKQGSNSLAEALKGLPGFAINDAGFGADIHTGTYYRGHSINQSVFLMNGRPIGSNINTYHGATDLNSIPVESIERVELSSGTSSTLYGSEAFGGVVNIITKQNQISPRVNGVAEYGSFNQSNYRLSYGSKIGAANFNLGYEKLSADNRYPVPAGAANRDSNGLLFNGDIATSNYYGNLTFPLNSRNTINLNAYTISSRRGLLYFGFPLQRDRLDHDTLNVGLSSETLLGNNDDSVLKTILSYNQDYFNTYGPTQNIYYRTGTLNSQAIAARIEHQWQLAKPYNLTWGLDLKNSYLTGEVSSTAPNRIDLNETENKNRLQSAIFALNTWKPNDSIQVELGLRQNIDSEFGTYLNPTFGTKLAITSNLAIRGSWASEQRNPGLDQLYVYDTVHNWLPNPDLKPETGSSWTAGLDVNFSRNLTGQFTYFGSSLNERLGVQTGKWANIGLVNTNGLEAALRYRITPAWSTFINYTYTDAKIETGAEKGLQLGLIPFSVAQLGIGYERQGWQLNLFGSYYSGSRRAIFNNPSEQTTDFSPAYLNLDLTSRIPLTKNLGLTLYLENLADAAYEKANRIYQPGLTFRVGLQSNI; the protein is encoded by the coding sequence ATGTCAAAAATTGTCAGCAACGGTCTCAAACTAAGTTTTGCTATTGTGAGTTCCAACTTAATATTAGCTGCTATCGTGAAAACACAAAGTGCGATCGCGCATCAAGTTGTAGACCCAACTGCTGCCGTTATCAACTCATCCCTAAATTCTCAGCACCAGCCTCACGTAAATGCGTTAATAGCACAGTCAATTCAAGCCCAAGTTGTGCAAGTTACTGGTATTAAACTTAACCCAACTGCTAATGGTGTTAACCTGATTTTAGAAACCAGTGGTGATTTATCCTCTCAAGTATCAACTTCCAGTTATGAAAACACCATTACTGCTGAAATTTCTAATAGTCAGCTAAATTTACCCCAAGGTAAATTTTTTCACCAAAATAATTTATCTACAGAAATTACCGCTCTGACGATTAACCAAACTGTCAACAATAAAATTCAGGTGATAGTAACTGGTAAATCTGCTGTTCCCATGCTTGGCGTAATTAATCGCGATCGCACCCTAACTTTTAGTTTAAATACACCTAAAAATACCACACTTACTCAATCTAATTCTACACCCAGAAGATCTAATCCTGAAATTGACGATCCTACAATTCAAGAAATCATCGTTACCAGTCAAAAACGACAAACATCTACCCCTGTTTATACAATTTCTCAAACAGAAATTCAAAAGCAAGGCTCTAATAGTCTCGCAGAAGCATTAAAAGGATTACCTGGATTTGCCATTAATGACGCTGGTTTTGGCGCAGACATTCATACAGGAACATACTACCGAGGACACTCAATAAATCAATCTGTCTTCCTGATGAATGGTAGACCAATTGGCAGCAATATTAATACTTATCATGGCGCTACAGATCTCAATAGCATCCCCGTAGAATCCATTGAAAGAGTCGAATTATCTAGTGGTACAAGTTCCACTCTTTATGGTTCCGAAGCATTTGGCGGAGTAGTTAATATTATTACCAAACAAAATCAAATATCTCCGCGAGTAAATGGTGTAGCCGAATATGGATCTTTCAATCAATCTAACTACCGCCTTAGCTATGGTAGTAAAATTGGTGCTGCAAACTTTAACTTAGGATATGAAAAATTATCAGCAGATAACCGTTATCCTGTACCTGCTGGCGCAGCTAATCGTGACTCAAATGGTCTTTTATTTAATGGAGATATTGCCACTAGCAACTACTATGGGAACTTAACATTTCCTTTAAATTCTAGAAACACTATCAATTTAAATGCTTACACAATCAGCAGCCGTAGAGGTCTACTTTATTTTGGTTTTCCCTTGCAGAGAGACCGACTAGATCATGATACTTTAAACGTTGGTTTATCTTCAGAAACTTTATTAGGTAATAACGATGATTCTGTTTTAAAAACAATTCTTTCGTATAATCAAGATTACTTTAATACTTATGGACCAACGCAAAACATTTATTATCGGACAGGTACATTAAATTCACAAGCGATCGCAGCTAGAATAGAACATCAATGGCAACTTGCCAAACCCTATAACCTAACATGGGGTTTAGACTTAAAAAACTCCTACTTAACAGGTGAAGTTAGTAGTACCGCCCCTAATAGAATTGATCTGAATGAAACAGAAAATAAAAATAGACTTCAATCTGCAATATTTGCTCTAAATACTTGGAAACCTAACGACAGCATCCAAGTAGAATTAGGTTTACGACAAAACATTGACAGCGAATTTGGCACTTACTTAAATCCTACCTTTGGAACAAAATTAGCTATCACTTCCAATCTAGCTATACGCGGTAGCTGGGCTTCCGAACAACGCAACCCTGGTTTAGACCAATTATATGTATATGATACCGTGCATAACTGGCTGCCCAACCCCGACTTAAAACCAGAAACAGGTTCTTCTTGGACAGCAGGATTAGATGTTAACTTTTCTCGTAACTTAACCGGACAATTTACTTACTTTGGCAGTAGTTTAAACGAGAGATTAGGAGTACAAACAGGTAAATGGGCTAATATTGGTCTTGTAAATACCAACGGATTAGAAGCAGCACTTAGATATAGAATTACTCCCGCATGGTCAACATTTATTAACTATACTTATACAGATGCAAAAATAGAAACTGGAGCCGAAAAAGGCTTACAGTTAGGTTTAATTCCTTTCTCCGTTGCACAACTAGGGATTGGTTATGAGCGTCAGGGATGGCAGTTAAACTTATTTGGTAGTTATTACAGTGGCTCACGCCGAGCTATTTTTAATAATCCTAGCGAACAAACTACAGATTTTTCCCCAGCATATTTAAACCTAGATTTAACTAGCCGTATTCCTCTAACTAAAAATTTAGGCTTAACCTTATATCTAGAAAATTTAGCAGATGCAGCTTACGAAAAAGCCAATCGAATTTATCAGCCTGGTTTAACATTCCGAGTCGGTTTGCAATCAAATATTTAA